TCAGCTAAATTAATCCCAGCCTTCATCAGGTTAAGATAGTTTGACCGTCTTCGATCTGCCAGCTTATCTCTGTCGTATTTTAAATTTGGATACCACGAATCTAAAGAGGATTGATCCCCCGCAAAGGGACGCAATCCCTGATAGGACAAATTGTTGATCGTATATACCGTTCTTATTTTTCGGAAAACTTGGTAATTTGGGTGATAGGCACGGAGGATGAGAAGACAGGCACAATGCCAGTCATTGAGGTGAATACAGTCAAGACATCCAAAAACACCCTGTTCAATCCCCTCCGCTACGGCGGAGCAAAAAAGAGCATATCTTGAGGCATCGGTTTTACAAGGTTCTGAATCTAAGTCGTGGTGATAAATTTCGTATTGACCATTTTCATCCAATGAAACCAAATTTGGATGCTGTATGATGATTTGTTTAACTTGATCAGAAGTTTCAGATATAACTTGAAAAATTTGAGCTTCCTCACTCTGTCCAGAAAATTGGAAAGTTATAGTTTCGAGAAATTGGGAATTTGGTGATTTATGAAGAAATCCATAGGAAGGGATAACAACAGATACGTGACAGTTTTGTTTTACTAGTGCAAATGAAAAGTCTTTAATAAAATCCCCAAGCCCGCCCACTTTAGCACCTGAAAGATTTCCATTTTCTGAGCTAACTATAAGGATATTCAAGAAATTATTGTTTTTCATAACACAACCACCTATTTCACATTTCTGCCGAGAGTTTAGGCAGTATTTTTTATGTCTATTTTTCCGGCTTTTCTTCTCATTTTGATTATCTTGATCTAATAAAGATGAGATTTTTATCGGGGCTAGTTAGCTTTAATTCAAAAGAGATTTAGTAATGTTTTGGCTTTCCTCTTCGATTAATTTTTTTAATTCAAAAATATCATTTTTGTTCAGAATATAAAACCATTGTGCCATTTTTTTCAGTCCATCTTCAAGGGATGTCTGCGGTTTCCAATTGAGACGGGTGAAGGTATCAGAGCAATTCATTGCCTGATAAGGATTTTCATTAGGTGCATAGTCAATGTTTCCCTCTTGATCAATTTCGACATTGCAAACCCCCTCCTCTTTACACCAGTCTGAATTGACATCCGATACAATCGATTTAATCATTCGAGCAAGATTACTGATTCTGATGAATGTTTCCCCATTTTCGCTATAGCTGTCATAATCTGATAGAGCAAAATGAAAAGTTGGCGTAAAAGGTTTGCTATCCTCTATATCCTGAGAAAAATATGATAATGTTCTAACTTTTTGGTCACCCTCGTGAAGAGATGAAGCAGCCCGTATGTAACCTGCAATGATATCGTTGACATAAATAAACTGACGACCATTACAAGGATATTTCACAAAAATTTTATGAGGAGCTTTAACTGCGGAATTAATGAACTGGGGAATAATTCTTCTAGGTGCGGTATCGCCATATCCAAAAACATTTGCTGCTCTTGTGATCCCAATAGCAGGC
The Gloeocapsa sp. DLM2.Bin57 DNA segment above includes these coding regions:
- a CDS encoding NAD-dependent epimerase/dehydratase family protein, whose translation is MAVERKPISQFLTSQWTGKRVLVTGASGFKGSWLCKTLLDLGAQVYATIPIHNVRHPHSAYQLFGLSQDVVEVSLDISDSQLVFDIINTVRPDVIFHLAAKAQVTIAQQDPRRAFMVNTMGTINLLEACRHLEIGEKILIISTDHVFGDGPIPKDGFVESSPVSYAGPYDTSKSMMELAVRCYHKTYSYQLPAIGITRAANVFGYGDTAPRRIIPQFINSAVKAPHKIFVKYPCNGRQFIYVNDIIAGYIRAASSLHEGDQKVRTLSYFSQDIEDSKPFTPTFHFALSDYDSYSENGETFIRISNLARMIKSIVSDVNSDWCKEEGVCNVEIDQEGNIDYAPNENPYQAMNCSDTFTRLNWKPQTSLEDGLKKMAQWFYILNKNDIFELKKLIEEESQNITKSLLN